In Subdoligranulum variabile, the genomic stretch AGTCTGGTGGTAAGGGTCAGTATGGTCACGTCAAGATCAAGCTGGAACCCAACCCGGGCAAGGGTTACGAGTTCGTCAACGGCGTTGTTGGCGGCGCGATCCCGAAGGAATATATCCCCGCTGTCGACAATGGTATCCAGGGCGCTATGAAGGCCGGTATTCTGGCTGGCTATCCCGTTGTGGATGTCAAGGTCACTCTGTGGGATGGTTCTTATCATGAAGTCGACTCCTCTGAAATGGCGTTCTCCATCGCCGGTTCTATGGCTTTCAAGGAAGCTATGAAGAAGTGCGATCCCGTCATCATGGAGCCCATCATGAAGGTTGACGTCATCGTTCCTGATGAATATATGGGCAACGTCATCGGCGACCTGAACAGCCGTCGTGGCCAGATCCAGAATCAGGAATCGCAGGACGGCACCGCTCGCGTTACCGCGATGGTTCCTCTGTCCGAGATGTTCGGTTACGCCACCGACCTGCGTTCCAAGACGCAGGGCCGCGGCCAGTATTCCATGGAGCCGGCTGATTACCAGCAGGTGCCCAAGAACATTGCCGACAAGATCATGAATGACCGTGCAAACAAGGCTTAATTCATAAGTTTTACTTGATTTTTTGTACGGAATTTAGTATGATAGCCTTATACAAGGCAAACTAAAATTGTTTTAACTAAAGGAGGATACTTCCAATGGCTGAAAAGGAAAAATTTGACCGCTCTTTGGAGCACGTCAACATTGGCACCATTGGTCACGTTGACCACGGCAAGACCACTCTGACCGCCGCGATCACCAAGACTCTGGCTCTGAAGGGCGACGCCGACTTTATGGATTACTCCAGCATCGACAAGGCTCCCGAAGAGAAGGCTCGTGGTATCACGATCAACACCGCTCACGTTGAGTATCACACCGAGAAGCGTCACTACGCCCACGTTGACTGCCCGGGCCATGCTGACTATATCAAGAACATGATCACCGGTGCTGCTCAGATGGACGGCGCTATCCTGGTCGTTGCTGCTACCGACGGTCCCATGCCCCAGACCCGTGAGCACATCCTGCTCGCCCGTCAGGTTGGCGTGCCCAAGATCGTTGTCTTCATGAACAAGTGCGACATGGTCGACGACGACGAGCTGCTGGATCTGGTCGAAATGGAGATCCGTGAGCTGCTGTCCAGCCAGGGCTTCGATGGCGACAACGCTCCCATCATCCGTGGCTCTGCTCTGAAGGCTCTGGAGTCCACCTCCACCGATCCCGACGCTCCTGAGTACAAGTGCATTTGGGAACTGATGGATGCTGTTGACAGCTACATCCCCACTCCCGACCGCGCTGCTGACAAGCCCTTCCTGATGCCCATCGAGGACGTTATGACCATCTCTGGCCGTGGCACTGTTGCCACCGGTCGTGTTGAGCGTGGTACCGCCCATGTCGGCGATCAGATGGAAATCGTCGGCATCAAGGAAGAGAAGCTGACCACCACCATCACTGGCCTTGAAATGTTCCGCAAGAGCCTGGAGTACGCTCAGGCTGGCGACAACATCGGCGCTCTGCTGCGTGGTATCGACCGTGATCAGATCGAGCGTGGCCAGGTTCTGGCTGTTCCCGGCTCTGTTCATCCCCACACCACCTTCGACGGTCACGTTTACGTCCTGAAGAAGGAAGAGGGCGGCCGTCATACCCCGTTCTTCAACAACTATCGTCCTCAGTTCTACTTCCGCACCACCGACGTTACCGGCATCATCACCCTGCCCGAGGGCACCGAGATGTGCATGCCCGGCGACAACGTCGATATGCATGTTGAGCTGATCACCCCCGTTGCCATGGAAGAAGGCATGCGCTTCGCTATCCGTGAAGGCGGCCACACCGTTGGTTCCGGCGTTGTTTCCAAGATCGAGAAGTAATTTCCCGCTCTAAAACAGCAATCCAGGCAGGCATCTACCGCAAGGCAGATGCCTGCCTTTTTGTATAGTTTCATGGAGCCGGTATGGCAAACATTTTTCACTCTGCCATCTGTTCAAGAGCCGGACAGTATGCTATAATTATCTGATAAAAGGAAAGAAAAAGAGAAGGGAGCATCTCCATGCAGCAGGAAACCGTTATTGTTCTTGACTTCGGCGGCCAGTACAATCAGCTGATTGCGCGCCGTGTCCGCGAATGCAACGTCTACTGTGAGATCTACTCGTATCGCACGGACCTCGCTAAAATCAAAGCCAAAAATCCCAAGGGAATCATTTTCACCGGTGGTCCCAACAGTGCCTATTTGCCGGATTCTCCGACGATTGATCCGGAAATTTACACCTGGGGTGTGCCGATTTTGGGGATCTGCTACGGCAGCCAGCTGATGATGCATATGCTGGGCGGCCATGTTACCAAGGCACCGGAACGGGAATACGGTAAAACGCTGGTGGATTTGGATACGTCCAGTCCGTTGTTTGACGGTCTGCCGGCGCAGAATGTCTGCTGGATGAGCCATAACGACTATATTGAAACGGCAGCTCCCGGTTTCCAGATTGTGGCCCATACTCCCAACTGCCCGGTGGCTGCGGCACAGGCTTCCGACCGCGGTCTGTACTGTGTGCAGTTTCATCCCGAAGTTATGCACACCGAGAACGGCACGCAGATTCTGCACAACTTTGTGTATAAGGTCTGTGGCTGTGCAGGCACCTGGAAGATGGATTCTTTTGTGGAGCATTCGGTGCAGGCGCTTCGTGAGAAAATCGGGGACGGTAAAGTCTTGTGTGCCCTTTCCGGTGGTGTGGACTCCAGTGTCTGTGCTGCTATGCTGGCCAAAGCAATCGGCAAACAGCTGACCTGCGTCTTTGTGGATCACGGTTTGCTGCGCAAGCATGAACGGGAACAGGTCTGTGAGGTTTTCGGCGAAGGCGGACAGTTTGATATCAATTTTGTTTGTGTGGATGCCCGTGACCGTTTTTATACAAAACTGGCGGGGGAGACCGCACCTGAACGCAAGCGCAAAATCATTGGCGAAGAATTTATCCGCGTTTTTGAGGATGAAGCCAAGAAGATTGGTGCTGTAGATTTTCTGGCACAGGGAACGATTTATCCTGACGTGGTCGAGAGCGGCCTGGGCGGCGAATCCGCAACCATCAAGAGCCACCACAATGTGGGAGGCCTGCCGGACTATGTGGATTTCAAGGAAATCGTAGAGCCTCTTCGTGACCTCTTCAAGGACGAAGTCCGT encodes the following:
- the guaA gene encoding glutamine-hydrolyzing GMP synthase encodes the protein MQQETVIVLDFGGQYNQLIARRVRECNVYCEIYSYRTDLAKIKAKNPKGIIFTGGPNSAYLPDSPTIDPEIYTWGVPILGICYGSQLMMHMLGGHVTKAPEREYGKTLVDLDTSSPLFDGLPAQNVCWMSHNDYIETAAPGFQIVAHTPNCPVAAAQASDRGLYCVQFHPEVMHTENGTQILHNFVYKVCGCAGTWKMDSFVEHSVQALREKIGDGKVLCALSGGVDSSVCAAMLAKAIGKQLTCVFVDHGLLRKHEREQVCEVFGEGGQFDINFVCVDARDRFYTKLAGETAPERKRKIIGEEFIRVFEDEAKKIGAVDFLAQGTIYPDVVESGLGGESATIKSHHNVGGLPDYVDFKEIVEPLRDLFKDEVRQAGRELGLPEYLVARQPFPGPGLAIRIIGDVTPEKVAIVQDADAIWREEVDKLPMEQRPSQYFAALTNMRSVGVMGDERTYDYAIALRAVTTTDFMTAEVTLLPTETITTAANRIVNEVKNINRVLFDYTTKPPATIEFE
- the tuf gene encoding elongation factor Tu: MAEKEKFDRSLEHVNIGTIGHVDHGKTTLTAAITKTLALKGDADFMDYSSIDKAPEEKARGITINTAHVEYHTEKRHYAHVDCPGHADYIKNMITGAAQMDGAILVVAATDGPMPQTREHILLARQVGVPKIVVFMNKCDMVDDDELLDLVEMEIRELLSSQGFDGDNAPIIRGSALKALESTSTDPDAPEYKCIWELMDAVDSYIPTPDRAADKPFLMPIEDVMTISGRGTVATGRVERGTAHVGDQMEIVGIKEEKLTTTITGLEMFRKSLEYAQAGDNIGALLRGIDRDQIERGQVLAVPGSVHPHTTFDGHVYVLKKEEGGRHTPFFNNYRPQFYFRTTDVTGIITLPEGTEMCMPGDNVDMHVELITPVAMEEGMRFAIREGGHTVGSGVVSKIEK